The genomic window TAAAGCAAGAGTGAATTTGTACAAACACTGACACAAGTCCAAAGCacattgaatgaaaatgtacacagcatcacaatttaaaatgcAAGTAAACATAGCTTGTAAATTGTAAAAGTGAGATTATcaattgtttttaatgtgtgattattatatttataatatatgaaGATGAGAGACAAAGAAAGAGATGCTGTTTGTTGTTCCACAGACATCCAGACACGAGGACTAGCAAAATGCatagtatttaaaaataaaaagctgtATAAGCAGACGCCACATGCATCATGTGTTAGAAGAACATGCTGAGCCATGTGGAAGAATACAGGACACCAGCCACAATGACCACGAGTCTCATATGTCTCCAGTCCACTTCAGAGAGACGAATGACAAGAAGCAGCCTAAAGAACAGCAGAAAATGCTGTCAAAATGGAGTGCCACATGACCTGTTCTGAAGTATAATATATGCAGCACTGACTCTCAGGAGCAGGATAGAGAAACACTGATATAAATCTGCTAATTCACTTcctcttaaataaataaacagtgctaCAGAACATCATGTGATGAGACTAGACTGTCacaattaaatgtatataaatacactataggctactgttcaaaagtttaaggtAAGCTGGTAtgaattttttgaaagaagtctcttatgctcaccaagactgcatttatgtGATTAAATATATAGTAAACCAGTAAtgctgtgaaatattacaatttaaaataatttgtgccGCTCATTTcccttatttttacatttagattacatgCTATAACgtgaaaataattgtttattggCAAGAATTTGATTGGTTCATACTTAATTGATATAATAGTTATGTGGGACACATCAACTTACAATATTTGCAAACATTTTCTGCTTTTAAgttaattatttgttatttgtattGTGGTATGATTTTACACCATGGCAAATTCttaatttttcaattttatCAATTGCCATAGCCTTAAATGACCTGAGCACTAGCGCCATCTGCTGGGGATGTGATGTTGTTACTCCACTACACCAGAGAACCTCTTTAAAAAAAGCTGTTGCATGACACAAAGAGTGACACCAgcatttgcatacattttttttttttattattttccaaACAAAGAAcgctgtatacatttttttcccaaacAACAACATGAACTCAAATGTATGCCAAGGATGTCAAACTAAAAGTACTTCATGCTCTAAAAAGTTTTTCCATGTCTTGGATGAAGCGTCTATGAAATGGAACTATCAAAAACTGGGTCCAAATGTACAACTGCCAACTTATGTTTTTATGAAAGGGTACTGTAATAGCTGCAACAACGGTGTCAATATACATTTTCCAGGTAGTTATTCTATAAAGTGATGTATGTACAATCCCCGAAACATCTGACGACCAACACAGTAGTACAGACCAGTGACATGACAATGTCATGTGAACTAAGCCATCACATTGTACTGGTACACAGTGGCAAGATGCAGTCATGTTAGTGAAGAAATGTTGCTGCTACAGGAGTGGTGTGTCAGAAAATGCACTTAAAATCTCTTACAGTTCTGCGAACGTCATTGGTCAAGTCTGATATTAAAGAACAGCGCCACTGGCTGTAAAAGCCACCTTCCGAGCCATGAAAAGCCAGTCTTTCATGAAGCACTCAGTATGATTTCCTCAAGGTGTTACCGTTGCAATATCcattttgactaaaatgttGGCGTGTTGAAGGCAACGTCTGAGTCCTCTCGACTCAAAAAGGACTCAACATGTAACAATGAAATGATTGTGTCAACTGAAAGGgtgaggaaaaaaacaaatccACACTGGTTTGACTTCCATGGCCCTCCCACCCCATTCCCAATGATCGACCCTGGTCTCGTTCCCATacaaaaagacaataaaaatacaaatcaaaGCAGCCACAGTTATTGAGGAGCCAGGGCTCCAGAGACTATTTTACTCCAGATGAGGAGGaacagagaggaaaaaaaagaaagagagaagagaggATGAACCATCAGTCTGTCCCGGGTCATCTTGGACCCTCGTGTCTCACaggattcatttgtgctccttCGTTGGGGCGAAGTACAACTCCATGGGCTTGTTGACTTTCCAGTACTTCTCGCTCACCAGCTCCAGGGAGAAGGAGCCGTTCAGGACCTGTGAGGGGAAAAGGGACACTGTCATACTGAAGAAATGTACGTATGACACGTTTATAAAAATAGGAGTCCAATGGTATTCACAGTTTTCATGTGATGTATAGGCTGTATTAGTGTGCATCATCAATAAGGTGTATactgaatttgatcttttaacaTCAATGTCTTagtacattaaagggatagttcaccaaaaaatgaattttgtcatcatttactcaccctcatgttgttccaaacctgtacaagtttctttcttctgttgaacagaaaagaagatattttaaagaatgtttgtaaccagacagttgacggcacccattgacttccatagtattttttttttctactacggaagtcaatgggtgccgtcaactgtctggttacccacattctttaaaatatctttagtaTTCAACGGAAGAAAGAAACTCGTACAGGttaaatttttcattaaaattgaAACTGGTGTAACATCTAAGAAGCAGTATCAGATGATAATTGTTTATACTATCATAATATTTGTCAAAATAATCATAATATGATTGCTTGACCATATTGTGCAGATGTCTTTAGAAGTAGAAGCGGCACTAAACTCACTGTGAACTGGTTGTTCGCTGTAGGGATGTAGATGGTGTACTGTTTTTCACTGGCTGCCTCTACATTGATAGGGCTTCCTTCTCCGTTCTTGCGCATTTCCTCCAGAGCCAATCTGACGGCCAAGTATTTGGAGAGGTGGTCCACTGTGGCATTCCCCGAAGTCTTAATGTACCTGGTAACAAATTCCACATTCAAGTTCAgactaaataaaatgaacaacaacaataaattaTGATTAAGCAAAACTAATTAACTGCATATATGTTGGTGAATAGATTAACAGAGATGGCCCACCTTGTCTGTGCAGCGTCTTCTTTCTCCATCAGCGTTGGGTGAGGGCGAAACACCAGCTCAATCTCACTGGCCCCGTCCAGTGCCAGGTCTCCTCCTCCATTCTCGGTGGCATTGTCCATATCCAGTCCCGAGTCATCAGAAGTTTTGGTTCGTTTGATGCTGGGCCCGGCCTCTTGGTTACTGTGCACTGATGCATTGCTGCAGTGTGAGCTGTCCCCATTGTCCTCCGCCCCGCTGCCATTTTCTATCTGGTGCTTCTTCCCCCGCTGCAGTCTATCGTGCCCCAGGTAGTAGAAGTGGGAACACAGTAACAAAAGcagttgaataataataataaaaaaaaaaactgcaaaatcaACACAAGATGATCAAAGAGAGCTGTCTTAAGGTCCGTTCACACATAGGACAATAACGATAAAGATCTagcaatatataatattatatagcGATATATAACAATAGCGGCACAGAGAAATGATAtagttggaatcactttcagaatgattttgttccagctgatgaatgataaaaacaatgaCAGCCAAACAGATTTCACCTGACATTAAAGAGCTCAAACATTTAAAGTGACAGGCGACAAAACTCAGCGCGCGCTTTGCATGAAAAGGAggttatcgtccgctggtgtggacgctaatatattTATCGAGTTATAGAGTCTGTTACCTGaaaacataatatttaatatcCAGTCAAGTTACAACTGATTTCAGCACATGATGGCAGCTAATAAGATGTATGATAACACTGAAAACAGCAAGCTAAACCTTTATGTCATACTGAATTCacgaaaataaatattattagaaaGATTTTCCACATGGATGTATATCAGCTAGGtatgtcccgatcacgtttttttgccctcgagtccgagtccgagtcatttgattttgagtatctaccgataccgagtcccgatccgatacttctataatacatgaaaaagaataaagaagagcgaaaaaaacagatccaggaacagtgcttttcaggtttttcaggaatCTAACAATcgttttcacgtacagaaaatggataaagtaatcaaatataaaatatcactgcatattatctttactgtataaaataaataaagattaatcattattgaagttacaaaaactattcagtcaagagcagtgagtgatttctttgttatttgttgtttgatttaacattaaaaacaggcagcaggaatagttttttttccctataagacatgcacgatccagtacatatactgttacacatgcgctgtctttctcgactaatatacgttcacttaagacataaccgactgtgtttgctaggatactcccTAAGAcaggcatgttgacataatttttgtatgaatttgtccgctgaagcgcaagacttgaaagataactcagtatttgcgcgctgactgaaataagcgtgtgcgcgcttcggatgagtgcacacaaatcttctcacagcgcgcgagagttctctttcgcgtcttgttcttgaaggtttaaatcagcaaggcttaaattagttagtttaaacacagacagcaacgtgtgctgttcaggtctcacctgtatcaacacccgggtgatgacggcgtaaatgactggacattagagcatacggcactcgcagttaacagtttacaaagagtgactgttttgtccacgctttctgattatcgttgttgtaacgttttgcgcatccatcgactgaaacatacattatttgaactctgtctgtctgttttccacgttgctattttaaacaaaccatattaaccaatagatgcgtcgtcattcgagatggaccgcggtgcaagtgcgtaccgaaccgtaagtggagaaccgtagggttcgattttttactgagaaccgttgcacccctaatgcatatatatccgagtcctgatcgggaggtaacgtccgattccgatcgagtctgaaaccacgtgatcgggccgATTtctgatcacgtgatcggatctggacatccctaataTCAGCCATCTAACCTGTTCATGGCCTGGATTTTTAGGCCCTCTTCAATACTGTGGCTGAGCGCCTGCTGGTTGTTGTGCTTGCTGATGCGGGCCAACACTCTCTCCTGGTGGGCTTCGTACTCGTCTCTGCTGGGGTAGATCTTACTGATCAGGGCGTCAAAGTTGGGGTCTGGACGGAGGGAGCGCTTAGACACCAGCTTCTTCCTGCATGTTGGACACTCCTTATTCCTGCGAACCAGAGAAGATATGAAAATTACAAAGTGACAATGCGAATATACAGTTTAAAATCAGCATGAAACCATATTTCTCTTCCCTATTTTTCTcgactgacaaaaaaaaaaaaagtagggtgGGATTACGGGTTGGGTATCATTTGAATTTTAAGGATTCTGATACTTATCAATTCCTTATTTCGATTCCAATAAGTGGTACTAACAAGTATTATTTTACGTCACAAacaaaatgtacagtatgatataaatatgaatacatAAATCCTATGGGTAACACAAACCCACCCCGATCTGAGTGCAGTGATGATGCAGTCGGCACAGAAGCGGTGCAGGCACTCCTTGGTGGTCATGGTGTTCTTCAGCATGTCCAGACAGATAGGACACATGAGCTCACTGTGTAAGCTGCGTGGGGACACGGCGATCTCCAGACCATCCGTGATGGCTTCCTAGAGGAGCACAACACCACAGAAGCAGAATTGAGGTTCTAAAACTAAACTGCATAAACCAAAACTGTTTCTCGAAAGGCTTTCATTAGCACAAGGGTTTTTAATCTTTTGGGTGCCATGGACTACTAATCCTAAATAATCCTCATGTGAGGGATCCCAATCCTAAATTTTAAAAGACATCTatcttttaaaaacacccaatttaAAGGCTGAAAAATTAATACTATAAATCTAAaatttatcaaaaatgtatatatttattctaatctatttattaactaaccaatatttttcttttaatatttttttattaattaatttatttttaatctaatttatatatttactatattttatgtattagtTATTAAAAcactatatattattattattattattattacatttctttttttttttttagtttttcttcaGACTTTTCCATGGAGCCCCTGTTACTCCTATGCGGTCCCCTGGGGGTCCCCGGaccccagtttgaaaacccATGCACTAGCATACAGTCAGAATCACGCTTGAGAAACCTGAATATACAATAATTTGCATATGAATTTTCTTACCTGTGGAGTTCTCTGTAATTCATAGAGACTAAGCTCCCATGTCTTGCTGAGGGGTTGAACCCCATTCGTCTGGACCGTCTGTGTCATATTTATATACCGTGTCTCCTTCAACTCTGTGAAGAGAACATTACTGACATGATGATGTGCAGAAGATAATATG from Megalobrama amblycephala isolate DHTTF-2021 linkage group LG17, ASM1881202v1, whole genome shotgun sequence includes these protein-coding regions:
- the rnf2 gene encoding E3 ubiquitin-protein ligase RING2, translated to MTQTVQTNGVQPLSKTWELSLYELQRTPQEAITDGLEIAVSPRSLHSELMCPICLDMLKNTMTTKECLHRFCADCIITALRSGNKECPTCRKKLVSKRSLRPDPNFDALISKIYPSRDEYEAHQERVLARISKHNNQQALSHSIEEGLKIQAMNRLQRGKKHQIENGSGAEDNGDSSHCSNASVHSNQEAGPSIKRTKTSDDSGLDMDNATENGGGDLALDGASEIELVFRPHPTLMEKEDAAQTRYIKTSGNATVDHLSKYLAVRLALEEMRKNGEGSPINVEAASEKQYTIYIPTANNQFTVLNGSFSLELVSEKYWKVNKPMELYFAPTKEHK